GCATCCCGCCCCGCGCCCGCCGGCCCGCGCGCATCCCGCCCCGCGCCCGCCGGCCCCCGCGGCCCCCGCCCCTACTTGACCCCGCCGGCGGTGAGCCCGGAGACGATCCGCCGCTGCAGCACGAGCACGAGCACGACCAGCGGCACGGTGACGAGCGCGCCGGCGGCCATGGTCGCGGCGTAGGGGAACTCGTAGGCGCTGGCCCCGCTGAACCGGGCGATGGCCACGGTGACGGGTTCGGTCTGCGGGGTGGAGAGCTGCTGGGCGAGCATGAACTCGTTCCACGTCGCGATGAACGCCAGGATCGCGGTGGTGAACAGCGCCGGCGACGCGAGCGGCAGGATGACCTTCCGGAACGCCTGCCCGCGGGAGGCTCCGTCGACCCGGGCCGCCTCCTCGAGCCGCCACGGCAGGTCGCGGAAGAAACTGGTGAGCGTGTAGACCGTCAGCGGCAGCACGAAGGAGATGTTCGGCAGGATGAGCGCCCGGTACGTCCCGATCCACCCGATGTTGGTGAACAGCTGGAACAGGGGCGTGACCAGCGCGATCCCGGGGAACATGGACGCGGCGAGGATGATCCCGGTGACCACGCCCTTGCCACGGAAGTCGACCCGGGCGAGCGCGTAGGCGGTGAACACGCCGACGGCCAGGGCGATGATGGTCGTCGCCGCGCCGACGATGAGCGAGTTGCCGATCGCCCGCAGGAAGTTGTTCCCGGCGTCGGTGGCGAGCGCGTCGCGCATGTTCTCCAGCGTGAGGTGCGACGGCAGCGGGTTCGTCGAGAAGGTGTGGTCCTTGTCGCGGAACGCGGTGACGACCATCCAGTAGAACGGCGCGAGCCCCCACACGAGGATGAGCACCACGCCCAGGTAGTTGCCGACGGTCCCGGCGACGGTCCTCCGCAGCGGCGTCATCACCGGTCACCGTCCTTTCCGGTCTCGTGGTTCGGGGTGGGGTTCGGGGTGTGGTCCGGGGGCAGGGTCGTGGTCCGGTTCAGGGTCGTGGGGTGCGCGGTCCCCACGGGTGCCGACGCCCCGACGCGCGCACCCGTCGCGCCCGCCGGGGGAGTCGCCGGGGAGCCCGGGGTCGCGGTCCGCCGCGGGGTCGCGGCGTCGTCCCCCGACCCGGGCCCGGAGCCCGGCCCCGACCCCCGCCGCCCCCGGAACCACCGGCGACGCGGGCGGTCGCCCGTCCCCGCGACATCGGCGCCGAGGAACCGCACCATGACGAACGCCACGGCGAACACGAAGAGGAAGATCAGCGTGGACAGGGCGGACGCGGACTGCGCGTTCCCGGACTTCGTGTCCGTGATGACCAGCTGGGAGATCACGGCGGTGGGCGAGTTCGACGACCCGGAGATCATGATGACCGGCAGGTCGTACATGCGCAGGGCGTCGAGCGTGCGGAACAGCACCGCGACCATGAGCGCCGGCCGGATGAGCGGCAGCGTGATCCGCGTGAACTGCTGCCACCGGGAGGCGCCGTCGACGCGCGCGGCCTCGTACACCCCCTGCGGCACCATCTGCAGCCCGGCGAGGATGAGCAGCGCCATGAACGGCGCGGTCTTCCACACGTCCGCGACGATGACCGCCGCGCGCGCCGCCCACGGGTCGGTCGTCCAGTGGATCTGCGTGCCGAGCAGGGAGTTGGCGATGCCCTGGTCGGCGAAGATGAACTGCCACAGCTTCGCGGTCACCGCGGTGGGGATCGCCCACGGCACGAGCACGGCCGCGCGGAGCAGGCCCCGCCCGAGGAAACTGCGGTTCATGACCAGGGCCATCGCCATGCCCAGGCAGGTCTCGAGGGCGACGGTGACCACCACGAAGAACAGCGTGATCGCCACGGCGGGCCAGAAGTCGGTCGCGAGCTGCCCGGGGGCGCACTGCGTCGCCTCCCCGGAGGGGGACATGCACCGCTGGGTGAGCCAGTACAGGTAGTGCTCGACGCCCGCGAACCCGCCGGTGACGAACATGCCGGTCTCCGGGTCGAGGTGCTTGTTCGCCTCGAAGGACAGGCCGACCGCGCGGACGACCGGGTATCCGATGACGACGGCGAGCACGAGCATCGCCGGGCCGACGAGCCACAGTGCGCGGAGGTCTCTGCGGGGGCGGTGGCCTGTCCTGGGTTTCATGGGTCCTTCCCGGTCGGGGGCGGGGGTCCGGCGGGTGAGCGGGCCCGGGCCGCGGGGGAGCGGCCCGGACCCGGGCGGGGTGCTACCCCGAGATGTTCTCGATCGCGGTCTTCATGTCCTCGGTGGCCTTGTCGACGTTCTTCCCGCCGGTGATGGCGGCGTACGCGTTGTCCTGCACGGCCTTCGAGACCTCGTCGTAGCGGGGCGAGGCGGGGCGCGGGCGCGCGTTCTCGAGGGACTTCTTCAGGGCCGGCAGGTACGGCTGGTCCTTCTGGAGTGCGGGATCATCGTAGACGGAGGCGAGCACCGGGGGGAAGGACGCCTCGGCGAAGGACCTCTGGTTCTCCGGGCTGACGATGAACTTCATGAAGTCGAGCGCCGTGGCCTTGTGCTTGGAGTTCACGTTGATGCCGTTGTTGTACCCGCCGAGGGTGGAGACCCCGGTGCCGTCCTTGCCGACGATCGGGGAGACCGCCACGGAGTCCTTCACCGCGGACCCGTCCTTGCGGGCGTTGGTCCACATGTACGGCCAGTTCACCGCCATCGCGGTCTGCCCCTGGGTGAAGGCGAGGTTCGTCTCCTCCTCGGTCGTGCCGGTCGAGGCGGAGGAGATGGTGCCGTCGCGGTAGGCGTCGACGAGCGCGGTGAGGCCGGCGCGCGACTCCGGCTTCGTGACCTGCGGCTTCTGGTTGTCGTCGAGGAGGCCGCCGCCCCAGCCGTACATGGCGTCGACGGTGCTGATGGTCAGGCCCTCGTACTGCTTGAGCTGCATCGTCAGGCAGTCCTGCTTGCGGTCGCGGACCGCGGCGCAGGCCTGCTTGAGGTCGTCCCAGTTCTTCGGGGCCTCAGGCACGGCGCGGGTGTCCCGGTAGAGCAGCTGGCCGTTGGTGTTCTGGGGCAGGGCGTACAGGGTGTCGCGGTAGGTCGCGGACTCGACGGGGGCGTCGAGCATCGCGGACGTGTCGACCGCGAGGTCGCCGGTCAGCGGGGTGAGCCACCCGTTGGCGGCGAACTGGGCGGTCCACACGACGTCGAGCGCCATGACGTCGACGTCGGAGGAGCCGGACTGCAGCGTCTGGACGAGGGTGTCCCGCTGGGAGTCCGCCTCGCCGGCGAGTTCCCGGAGGGTGACCTTCTCGTCGGGGTGGGCGGCGTTCCAGGCGTCGATGATCGGCGTGAGCTTGTCGGTGTCGTTCTTGCCCATCGCGAAGGTGATGGGTCCCCGGGACGTCGCGGCGGCGGGGTCGCCCGCAGGGGAGGCGGTCTGCTCCGAGCAGGCGGCGAGTGCGGCCCCGGCGGCGACGGCGGTCACCGCGGCGGTGAGGGGGAGCAGCACCGTCCGACGGGGACGGCGTGACGACGGTCGGGTGTGGGTGGTCCGTGTCATGGCGGGACCTTTCTGTCGCTGATCTGTCGCTGTGTGTGTCCGGGCCCGGCCGCGCGGCCCGGGGTGGGCGGGCTCGGCCTGACCTGCCGGGAACGCGCCGTGACCTGCCCGGACCGTGTGGCCCGGCGGGCCCGGGACGCTGCGCGCATCCGGAGGGGTGATGACCCGGGGGGGTGACCGCCGACTCCAATGTGCTCCGACCACTATAAGGCCCTGATCGGGGGTGAGATGAAGAAACCGATCAATGTGCAGCCCCCGTGCCTGCCCCCGCAGGGGCGGCCCCGCGTCCCCCGGTGCGCCGTGCGGGGTGGGCCGTCCCCCCCTCAGCGCCCCCGCGCCGGTCAGCGCACGGTCGCGAGGCGGCGGCCGTCGCCGTCGGCGGCGAACCAGTGGAGCGTGGCGTCGTCCCTGACCTCGACACCCACGGTGTCACCACGGCGGGGGAGGGCGTGCCCGGACTCGCGGACGATGAGCTCGCCGACACCGGTCGTGGCGTGGACGTACGCGTCCGCGCCGAGCTCCTCGACGAGCGTGACGGTCGCGCGCAGGCCCCGGTCGGGGGAGTCGACGACGCGCAGGTCCTCCGGGCGCACCCCGACGATCACGCCCGCACCGCCGGCACCGCCCGCACCCCCGGCACCGCCGGCACCGCCGCCGATCCATTCCCGCACGTCACCCGGCACGTCGGGCAGGCTGAGCCCGGCCACGGTCCCGTCGGCGGAGGGCAGCAGGTTCATCGCCGGCGACCCGATGAACCCGGCGACGAACGCGTTCGCCGGCTCGGCGTACAGCTCCCGCGGCGGCGCGACCTGCTGGAGCTCCCCGTCGCGCAGCACGGCCACGCGGTCGCCCATGGTCATGGCCTCGACCTGGTCGTGCGTGACGTACACGGTCGTCACGCCGAGTTCCTCCTGGAGGCGGATGATCTGCGCGCGGGTCTGTACGCGGAGTTTCGCGTCGAGGTTGGACAGCGGCTCGTCCATGAGGAAGACCTGCGGTTCGCGGACGATGGCCCGGCCCATGGCCACGCGCTGCCGCTGCCCGCCGGAGAGGTCCTTGGGCCGCCGGTCGAGGTGGTCGGTGAGGTCGAGCATCGCGGCGGCCCGTTCGACGCGCTCGGCGATCTCCTTCTTCGGGGTCTTCGCGATGGTGAGCGCGAAGCCCATGTTCTCCCGGACGGACATGTGCGGGTAGAGGGCGTAGTCCTGGAACACCATGGCGATGTCCCGGTCCTTCGGTTCGGTGCCGGTGACGTCGCGTCCGCCGATGGAGAGGGTGCCGCCGGTGGTGGCCTCGAGCCCGGCGAGGGCGCGCAGGGTGGTGGACTTGCCGCACCCGGACGGCCCGACGAGCACGAGGAACTCGCCGTCGGGGATGGTGAGGGACATGTCCGCCACGGTCGGGCGGTCGGCCCCGGGGTAGCGGATGGACACGTGGTCGAACACGACGTCAGCCATGCGCGGAATCATACCGCAGCACGACCCGCCGGTCGGGGGGTTCGTCGTAGACTGCGGAGTCGATGACCCCCGTGAACTCCCCTGATCCGGTGTCGGGTTCGACGCCGCCCTCCCGCCCCGTGGCGCCCCGGACCTCCGGCCCCGCCGTGCCGTCCGACGCGCGGGGTGTGTCCGCGGGCCCGGCCCGTCAGAGTTCGAGCACCCGTCGGATCCTCCGGTACGGCGCGCTCGGCGACCCGGATGTGCCGTGGTGGCGTGACCGGGGCCTGTGGATCCAGGCGGTGGTCCAGGTGCCGTTGTTCGTGACGTTCGGGTACGGGGTCAACGCGTCGATGTTCGAGCTGCCGGTGCTGGTGCGGAGTGTCGCGGTGGTGGGGTACATGATCGCGTTCGTCGGGCTGCTCGTGCAGCGGCGCCGCCCGCAGCTGGGCGTGGGGACGGTCGCGTTGGGGTTGATCCCGGTGCTCATCGGTGAGCCGGGGAATTACGTGCTCGCGTACGGGATCGTGTGCCGGGAGGCGTGGTTCATCGCCGCGTACATCGTGCAGGGTCGGCGGTGGTGGCTGGCGGCGCTGGTCACCGGGTCGTTGGCGGGTGTCGGCCTCACGTTGCCGGCGGCGTACGTGTTCTACCGGTCGTGGTCGACGCAGGACCTGTCGTTCCTGCTGATGGACTCGTTCTCCCGGAACGTGGCGATGCTCAGCGTCTACGGCCTCCTGGCGCTCGTGAGTATCGCCCTGTTCTGGCAGCTGGGGCTGCGGACCCGCCGCCGGAACGAGGAGGTGGCGACGTTGGAGGCCCGCGCGGAGCTCGCCGCGGCGACGGAGCGCAACCGGATCGCCCGGGAGATGCACGACATCGTCGCGCATTCGCTCACCGCGGTCATCGCCCAGGCGGACGGGGGCCGGTACATCGGCCGGAAGGACCCGGAGAAGGCCATCGCGGCGTTGGAGTCGATCAGTTCGACCGGCCGGGAGGCTCTGGGGCAGATGCGGGAGTTGCTCAGTGTGCTCCGGGAGGACGGGCCGCGGAGTGCGGACTCGGTCCCGGGGGTCGACGACGTCCCCCTCCTCGTCGCGGACGCCTGCCGCTCCGGGGCGGACGTCTCCCTGGAGTCCGTGGGGGCGGCGCGGCCGGTGCCGGTGGCGGTGGGGTTGACGGTGTACCGGTGTGTGCAGGAGGCGTTGACGAACGTGCTCAAGCACGCGGGGCCGACGCGCGCGTCGGTGGTGCTGGACTGGTCGACGCCGTCGTGGCTGCGGGTGCGGGTGGACAACGCGCCGGGGGAGGGCCTGGTGACGGGGCAGCCGGCGTTGTCCGACTCGGCCGGTCAGGGGCTCATCGGCGTGGCCGAGTGGGCGCGGATCCACGGTGGGCAGGCGCGGTGGGGGGCGTCGTCGGTGTACCCGGGCGGGTGGGTCGTGTGCGTCGCGGTCCCGGTGCCGAAGGGGTGACCGGTGCGGCGTGCGGACTGCGACGGGCACGGCGTGCGGCGGGACGGCGGGACCGGTGCGGCGGTCGGCGGGACACGGGCGTGGAGGGGGTGCGATGCTGAGGGGGGGCGTCGTCCCCCCTCCCCGCCCCGGCCCCGGGCGGCCCCGGAGGACACGGCAACCGATCCCGACCGAGAACCACGGAGGAGCAGCAGTGACACATCCCGCAGAGGCGTCGGCGGCCGGGCCCGCGCGCGTGACCGTGGGCCTGGCGGACGACCAGCAGCTCGTGCGCGCCGGGTTCGCGATGGTGATCGACTCGCAGGACGACATGACCGTGACCTGGCAGGCGCGGGACGGGCGCGAGGCGGTGGAGAACGCGCGGTCGGCCCCGGTGGACATCGTGCTCATGGATGTGCAGATGCCGGGGATGAACGGCATCGACGCGACCCGGGAGGTCGTCGCGTCCGGGGTGGTGGGGCCGGGCGGGGAGCCGACGCGCGTGGTCGTCCTCACGACCTTCGACAACGACGAGTACGTCCTCGGGTCCATCACCGCCGGGGCCAGCGGGTTCCTGCTCAAGGACGCCGACCCGGAGGAGCTCATCGCCGCGGTGCGGACCGTCGGTGAGCAGGAGGCGGTCATCTCCCCGAAGGCCACGGCGAATCTGCTGCGTCGCATCCGGCAGATGGGTGCGGGTCCCGTCGGGGACGGGGTCGGTGGCCCGGTCGGTGGCCCGGTCCCCGGCGGGGTCGGGGGTGACGACGGAGCCGGTGCGGGTGCCGTCGCCGGGGTGGAGCCGGGGGAGGGGACGACGCCCACCTCCCCGCACCCCGACGTCACCCCGGCTGCGGACGACGACCTCGGGCTCGTCGACCCGCTCACCCCGCGCGAGCGGGAGATCCTCGTGCTCATGGCGCGGGGGCGGTCCAACCAGGAGATCGCCGCGGAGCTGTTCGTGTCCCTGCCGACGGTGAAGACGCACGTCGGGCGGGTGCTCGCGAAGACCGCGTCCCGGGACCGGGTGCACGCGGTGCTCTTCGCGGTGTGCCACGGCCTGGTGTCGCGGGACGGGCTGCTGGAGGACACCGGCGGGCACTGACCCCGCCGGACGCCGCGTGGCACGGTGGTGCACCCGTCGCCGGTCCCGGCTCCCCGCCCCGCCCCGCGAAGTAGCACGACCGCGTCATACCCAGGTCGTAGTCGGGTGACGTGCGGGGATCGTCCTGCCGGCCGATGTGCACCCCCGCCACGATGGGGGAGAGTGGGGTCATGATCACAGTCGACAACCTCACCAAGAAATACGGGCGTACCAATGCGGTCGAGGGGCTGTCCTTCACCGTGCCGGACGCCACCGTGACCGGCTTCCTCGGCCCCAACGGGTCCGGCAAGTCCACGACCATGCGGTGCATCCTCGGCCTCGACCGCCCGACCGCGGGCGGCGCCACCGTCGACGGCGTCCCCTTCAGCAGCATCGAGGCCAAGCCCGCGGCCGTCGGCGCCCTCCTCGACGCCACGTGGTTCACCCCGGGCCGCAGCGGCCGCAGCCACCTGCGCGTCATCGCCCGCGGCGCGGGCATCAGCGACGCCCGCGTCGACGAGTGCCTGGAGATCGTCGGCCTCACCTCCGCGGCGGGGAAGCACGCCGGCGGGTACTCCCTCGGCATGAAGCAGCGCCTCGGCCTCGCCGCCGCGCTCCTCGGAGACCCCCGCCACCTCATTCTCGACGAACCGGTCAACGGCCTCGACCCGGAGGGCGTGAGCTGGATGCGCTCCATGATCCGGCACCTCGCCGGGGAGGGGCGGGCGGTGCTCGTGAGCTCCCACCTCCTCAGCGAGATGCAGCTCACCGCCGACCGGCTCGTCGTCATCGGCCGCGGCCGGCTCATCGGCGAGTACACGATGGACGAGTTCCTGTCCGGCGGCGCGCGCGTCGTCGTCGAGACCGCGGACACCGACCGCCTGGCCACGGCCCTGCGCGGGTCCGGCGCGGAGCTCACCGTGCGCGCCGACCGGCAGCCCCCGGAGCTGGTGGTGGCCGTGCCGGAGGGCGGCGACGAGGCGGAGGTCCGCGCGATGGTCGCGCACACCGCCCTGCGGGAGGGCGTCGCCGTGACGGCCCTCCGCACGGAGAACGAGAACCTGGAGCAGCGCTTCCTCGCCGCGACGGCCGGGGCACAGGAGTACCGCACGGCCAACCACACCGGCGCAGCCCCGTCCGCGCAGCTCACCGACGACACCCGGAAGGCGGTCTG
The sequence above is drawn from the Corynebacterium bovis DSM 20582 = CIP 54.80 genome and encodes:
- a CDS encoding response regulator → MVIDSQDDMTVTWQARDGREAVENARSAPVDIVLMDVQMPGMNGIDATREVVASGVVGPGGEPTRVVVLTTFDNDEYVLGSITAGASGFLLKDADPEELIAAVRTVGEQEAVISPKATANLLRRIRQMGAGPVGDGVGGPVGGPVPGGVGGDDGAGAGAVAGVEPGEGTTPTSPHPDVTPAADDDLGLVDPLTPREREILVLMARGRSNQEIAAELFVSLPTVKTHVGRVLAKTASRDRVHAVLFAVCHGLVSRDGLLEDTGGH
- a CDS encoding ATP-binding cassette domain-containing protein, with the translated sequence MCTPATMGESGVMITVDNLTKKYGRTNAVEGLSFTVPDATVTGFLGPNGSGKSTTMRCILGLDRPTAGGATVDGVPFSSIEAKPAAVGALLDATWFTPGRSGRSHLRVIARGAGISDARVDECLEIVGLTSAAGKHAGGYSLGMKQRLGLAAALLGDPRHLILDEPVNGLDPEGVSWMRSMIRHLAGEGRAVLVSSHLLSEMQLTADRLVVIGRGRLIGEYTMDEFLSGGARVVVETADTDRLATALRGSGAELTVRADRQPPELVVAVPEGGDEAEVRAMVAHTALREGVAVTALRTENENLEQRFLAATAGAQEYRTANHTGAAPSAQLTDDTRKAV
- a CDS encoding ABC transporter ATP-binding protein, which translates into the protein MADVVFDHVSIRYPGADRPTVADMSLTIPDGEFLVLVGPSGCGKSTTLRALAGLEATTGGTLSIGGRDVTGTEPKDRDIAMVFQDYALYPHMSVRENMGFALTIAKTPKKEIAERVERAAAMLDLTDHLDRRPKDLSGGQRQRVAMGRAIVREPQVFLMDEPLSNLDAKLRVQTRAQIIRLQEELGVTTVYVTHDQVEAMTMGDRVAVLRDGELQQVAPPRELYAEPANAFVAGFIGSPAMNLLPSADGTVAGLSLPDVPGDVREWIGGGAGGAGGAGGAGGAGVIVGVRPEDLRVVDSPDRGLRATVTLVEELGADAYVHATTGVGELIVRESGHALPRRGDTVGVEVRDDATLHWFAADGDGRRLATVR
- a CDS encoding ABC transporter substrate-binding protein, which produces MTRTTHTRPSSRRPRRTVLLPLTAAVTAVAAGAALAACSEQTASPAGDPAAATSRGPITFAMGKNDTDKLTPIIDAWNAAHPDEKVTLRELAGEADSQRDTLVQTLQSGSSDVDVMALDVVWTAQFAANGWLTPLTGDLAVDTSAMLDAPVESATYRDTLYALPQNTNGQLLYRDTRAVPEAPKNWDDLKQACAAVRDRKQDCLTMQLKQYEGLTISTVDAMYGWGGGLLDDNQKPQVTKPESRAGLTALVDAYRDGTISSASTGTTEEETNLAFTQGQTAMAVNWPYMWTNARKDGSAVKDSVAVSPIVGKDGTGVSTLGGYNNGINVNSKHKATALDFMKFIVSPENQRSFAEASFPPVLASVYDDPALQKDQPYLPALKKSLENARPRPASPRYDEVSKAVQDNAYAAITGGKNVDKATEDMKTAIENISG
- a CDS encoding sensor histidine kinase yields the protein MTPVNSPDPVSGSTPPSRPVAPRTSGPAVPSDARGVSAGPARQSSSTRRILRYGALGDPDVPWWRDRGLWIQAVVQVPLFVTFGYGVNASMFELPVLVRSVAVVGYMIAFVGLLVQRRRPQLGVGTVALGLIPVLIGEPGNYVLAYGIVCREAWFIAAYIVQGRRWWLAALVTGSLAGVGLTLPAAYVFYRSWSTQDLSFLLMDSFSRNVAMLSVYGLLALVSIALFWQLGLRTRRRNEEVATLEARAELAAATERNRIAREMHDIVAHSLTAVIAQADGGRYIGRKDPEKAIAALESISSTGREALGQMRELLSVLREDGPRSADSVPGVDDVPLLVADACRSGADVSLESVGAARPVPVAVGLTVYRCVQEALTNVLKHAGPTRASVVLDWSTPSWLRVRVDNAPGEGLVTGQPALSDSAGQGLIGVAEWARIHGGQARWGASSVYPGGWVVCVAVPVPKG
- a CDS encoding carbohydrate ABC transporter permease produces the protein MTPLRRTVAGTVGNYLGVVLILVWGLAPFYWMVVTAFRDKDHTFSTNPLPSHLTLENMRDALATDAGNNFLRAIGNSLIVGAATTIIALAVGVFTAYALARVDFRGKGVVTGIILAASMFPGIALVTPLFQLFTNIGWIGTYRALILPNISFVLPLTVYTLTSFFRDLPWRLEEAARVDGASRGQAFRKVILPLASPALFTTAILAFIATWNEFMLAQQLSTPQTEPVTVAIARFSGASAYEFPYAATMAAGALVTVPLVVLVLVLQRRIVSGLTAGGVK
- a CDS encoding carbohydrate ABC transporter permease, yielding MKPRTGHRPRRDLRALWLVGPAMLVLAVVIGYPVVRAVGLSFEANKHLDPETGMFVTGGFAGVEHYLYWLTQRCMSPSGEATQCAPGQLATDFWPAVAITLFFVVVTVALETCLGMAMALVMNRSFLGRGLLRAAVLVPWAIPTAVTAKLWQFIFADQGIANSLLGTQIHWTTDPWAARAAVIVADVWKTAPFMALLILAGLQMVPQGVYEAARVDGASRWQQFTRITLPLIRPALMVAVLFRTLDALRMYDLPVIMISGSSNSPTAVISQLVITDTKSGNAQSASALSTLIFLFVFAVAFVMVRFLGADVAGTGDRPRRRWFRGRRGSGPGSGPGSGDDAATPRRTATPGSPATPPAGATGARVGASAPVGTAHPTTLNRTTTLPPDHTPNPTPNHETGKDGDR